Proteins encoded by one window of Paenibacillus sp. DCT19:
- a CDS encoding hydantoinase B/oxoprolinase family protein → MIADKVFLEIFNNRIQATVEEMANVVLRTGFTAFVKETGDFGTYLLSSSGETFGSPLETGYNLSLGIPAAATIQSINDWQEGDIVICNDPYATQGMVTHLPDMHLIKPFFHEGRIIAFGMCFVHSSDVGGKVPGSVSPSAYDIHMEGIRIAPIKLYEAGVLNETVQRLFLDNSRIPEQNLGDLRALMAALNRGEQRMGELIARYGAERIEQGIEELLEYAELKARAIVSDIQDGTYEFWDYLEKGPGGYPIRLRCSMTINKSDIYLDFNGSDPQVRASFNIPTHNQQGHYMLVPALIRYFRTLDPTIPWNSGMIRLVRNYAPPASILNPEPMAAVGARAATFIRLMDVITGALSKAQGSKVPAAGAGQACIVMMAMTDANDGKKKVGVIQPICGGSGARPMKDGIDGMDFAVGHLRNIPAETVEAEMPVMIEHYGLRPDSAGAGTFRGGSGIELRVRIRTPDTVMTARNMERMEFQPWGRLGGGVGTHGEAILNVGLDTEEQLGRIDELLLQPGDTVTFLSQGGGGYGDPIERDVQLVLKDVRSGLVSTHQALERYGVVIRNLALDEEQTRIERAKREQEKQDFNYGHTREKYETLWTDEMQLALVNSLSNYPLALRDYLKRRTMNAAEHRFVGNASLTPLDIPVMMEELRQQIGLQ, encoded by the coding sequence ATGATCGCGGATAAGGTATTTCTGGAGATCTTCAATAATCGGATTCAAGCGACAGTAGAAGAGATGGCGAATGTGGTATTACGCACGGGGTTTACTGCTTTTGTCAAAGAAACCGGTGACTTTGGAACATATCTACTGTCTTCATCAGGTGAGACATTCGGCTCTCCGCTTGAAACGGGATACAATCTGTCACTTGGTATTCCTGCTGCTGCAACGATACAGAGCATCAATGATTGGCAAGAGGGTGATATCGTCATCTGCAATGATCCATATGCCACGCAAGGCATGGTAACCCATCTTCCCGATATGCATCTTATCAAACCCTTCTTCCATGAAGGACGCATTATTGCATTTGGGATGTGTTTTGTACATTCATCAGACGTTGGTGGCAAGGTGCCAGGAAGTGTGTCCCCCAGCGCTTATGATATTCATATGGAAGGCATTCGAATAGCGCCTATTAAACTGTATGAGGCAGGCGTTCTTAATGAAACTGTCCAGCGCTTATTTCTAGACAACAGCCGCATTCCTGAACAGAATTTGGGTGATCTTCGAGCTCTTATGGCGGCATTGAATCGTGGAGAACAGCGAATGGGCGAATTGATTGCGCGATATGGTGCAGAACGAATAGAACAGGGCATTGAAGAGTTGCTGGAATACGCGGAGCTGAAAGCACGAGCCATTGTCAGTGACATTCAAGATGGAACATATGAATTCTGGGATTACCTTGAAAAGGGACCAGGCGGGTATCCGATTCGTCTGCGATGCAGCATGACAATCAACAAGAGCGATATCTACCTTGATTTTAATGGTTCTGATCCACAGGTCAGGGCATCGTTCAACATTCCAACCCATAATCAACAAGGACACTACATGCTGGTGCCTGCTCTAATCCGTTATTTTCGTACACTTGATCCAACGATTCCGTGGAATTCCGGTATGATTCGTCTGGTGCGCAATTATGCGCCTCCAGCCTCCATTCTTAATCCAGAGCCTATGGCAGCGGTCGGCGCTCGGGCAGCAACCTTTATTCGTCTGATGGATGTCATCACTGGTGCTTTGAGTAAAGCACAGGGGAGCAAAGTACCTGCGGCAGGAGCAGGACAAGCCTGTATTGTCATGATGGCGATGACCGATGCAAACGACGGGAAGAAAAAGGTTGGCGTTATACAGCCGATCTGTGGTGGATCAGGTGCAAGACCGATGAAGGATGGTATTGATGGTATGGATTTTGCGGTAGGACATCTACGTAATATCCCGGCCGAGACGGTAGAGGCTGAGATGCCTGTCATGATTGAACACTACGGTCTGCGTCCAGATTCGGCAGGAGCAGGAACCTTCCGCGGTGGAAGCGGGATTGAGCTCCGTGTACGGATTCGCACACCGGATACGGTGATGACGGCAAGAAATATGGAGCGAATGGAGTTCCAGCCATGGGGTAGGCTTGGAGGCGGTGTGGGTACACACGGTGAGGCTATTCTGAATGTTGGTCTCGATACCGAAGAGCAGTTAGGTAGAATTGATGAATTGCTTCTTCAGCCGGGAGATACGGTTACCTTCCTATCCCAAGGCGGCGGCGGATATGGCGATCCTATAGAGCGTGATGTTCAACTCGTGTTGAAGGATGTTAGAAGTGGCTTAGTATCGACTCATCAGGCACTTGAACGATACGGCGTTGTAATCCGAAATTTAGCGTTGGATGAGGAGCAGACAAGGATTGAACGTGCTAAACGTGAGCAGGAGAAACAGGACTTCAACTATGGTCATACGAGAGAGAAGTATGAAACGTTGTGGACTGATGAGATGCAGCTGGCATTGGTTAATTCCCTGAGTAACTATCCTCTTGCGCTCCGTGATTATTTGAAACGTCGGACGATGAATGCTGCTGAACACAGATTCGTAGGCAATGCTTCCCTAACACCTCTCGATATACCTGTAATGATGGAAGAGTTGCGACAGCAGATTGGACTTCAATGA
- a CDS encoding extracellular solute-binding protein: MFIWAGSNQDVVPKEVVAEYVKNHPNVEVTFEESSNSVMYPKMVAGKQASPDDPIVNFGYFNADATAKGLNDDMWEPLDTSIVTNMKDIPEQFHQPDNKGIVWGYPALH, encoded by the coding sequence ATGTTCATTTGGGCTGGTTCCAATCAGGATGTTGTACCAAAAGAAGTTGTTGCTGAATACGTGAAAAACCATCCAAACGTTGAAGTGACGTTCGAAGAATCAAGTAACTCCGTGATGTATCCGAAGATGGTTGCTGGCAAACAAGCGAGTCCGGACGATCCAATCGTTAACTTTGGTTACTTCAATGCCGACGCTACGGCGAAAGGTCTGAACGATGATATGTGGGAACCACTCGATACAAGCATCGTGACCAATATGAAGGATATTCCTGAACAATTCCATCAGCCAGATAATAAAGGGATCGTTTGGGGGTATCCAGCTTTGCACTAG
- a CDS encoding extracellular solute-binding protein: MGVSSFALVYNKDLVQTPPTSWNDLWENEQFKGKTALWDYMFYSYISPLIAVKGQEIGASYDNPEPAFQYVSDHRDQIGTLVTSNDQLKALLESGDALIAPFSAQVAQTWIDAGSPLAVAYPEEGAISFPYSLQVVKGSTPEQTRVANEIINELLNAESLTSYADATGTPVTSTTATVPDKYKDDPSFSVETQSNGINPDWDKLAQNSSAWKELWDRLVKTKLQ, translated from the coding sequence TTGGGGGTATCCAGCTTTGCACTAGTGTACAACAAAGATCTTGTTCAAACGCCACCAACCAGCTGGAATGACCTGTGGGAGAATGAGCAATTCAAAGGGAAAACCGCTCTGTGGGACTATATGTTTTATTCATACATCTCTCCGTTAATTGCGGTTAAAGGCCAAGAGATTGGTGCTTCATATGATAATCCAGAACCTGCATTCCAGTACGTGTCTGATCATAGAGATCAGATTGGTACACTCGTCACTTCCAATGATCAGTTAAAAGCACTTCTTGAATCGGGCGATGCTCTAATTGCACCATTCAGTGCACAAGTTGCTCAGACATGGATTGATGCAGGTTCACCTCTAGCTGTTGCTTATCCTGAAGAAGGCGCAATTTCCTTCCCCTATTCACTACAAGTGGTCAAAGGATCGACTCCTGAGCAGACTCGGGTGGCTAACGAGATCATTAACGAACTGCTGAATGCTGAGTCACTGACGAGTTATGCAGATGCTACCGGAACGCCTGTAACTAGCACGACGGCAACGGTACCTGATAAGTATAAGGATGACCCTTCTTTCTCCGTAGAAACACAAAGTAACGGCATTAATCCGGATTGGGACAAGCTTGCACAGAACAGCTCCGCTTGGAAAGAACTATGGGATCGTCTGGTGAAAACGAAGCTGCAGTAA
- a CDS encoding ABC transporter ATP-binding protein — protein sequence MWGRAAVDQVTLQVHKGEFVSLLGPSGCGKTTLLRMLGGLEQPDEGVILLGGRDVTGVPAYARNSNMIFQQLALFPHMDVFHNIAYGLKVKKTPKAEIKRQVYDMLELVQLGDYSNRAISQLSGGQAQRVAIARALVNRPEVLLLDEPLSALDMQLRLDMQHELKRIQREFGGTFIFVTHDQSEAMNMSDRIGVMRSGKLLQYGTPDEIFENPADHFVAKFIGDTNLINVTILGSDREVVRVDCFGHTFVVKENRRGNAQPTGTPSVLSLRYEYIRLGAEAEDSVNAFEGKVIESVYGGASIRYTLEITSELHIQATVLHQRGASRYATGDIVWIGFDPDDALLLSEPELNQENGS from the coding sequence ATATGGGGGCGAGCCGCCGTTGATCAGGTCACTCTTCAGGTTCATAAGGGAGAGTTCGTCTCCCTTCTAGGGCCAAGCGGCTGCGGCAAAACAACCCTGCTGCGCATGTTAGGTGGACTTGAACAGCCAGATGAAGGGGTCATTTTGCTGGGAGGACGTGATGTCACGGGAGTTCCTGCTTATGCTCGCAACAGTAATATGATATTCCAGCAGCTTGCGCTGTTTCCTCATATGGATGTATTCCACAATATTGCATACGGTCTCAAAGTAAAAAAAACACCGAAAGCGGAGATCAAACGGCAAGTCTATGACATGCTTGAATTAGTACAGCTTGGAGATTACAGTAACCGAGCCATCTCGCAACTGTCGGGAGGACAGGCTCAGCGTGTGGCTATAGCCCGTGCGCTAGTTAACCGACCAGAGGTATTATTGCTTGATGAACCGCTCTCTGCACTTGATATGCAGTTGCGCCTGGATATGCAGCACGAGCTGAAACGAATTCAGCGAGAGTTCGGGGGTACATTCATTTTTGTCACGCATGATCAGAGTGAAGCAATGAACATGTCTGATCGGATTGGCGTCATGCGAAGTGGAAAGCTGCTGCAATATGGGACGCCTGATGAAATTTTTGAGAATCCTGCGGATCACTTTGTAGCTAAATTCATTGGAGATACCAATCTGATTAATGTAACCATATTAGGATCAGATCGAGAGGTTGTTCGTGTTGATTGTTTCGGTCATACATTTGTTGTAAAAGAAAACAGGCGAGGCAACGCTCAACCAACGGGTACACCATCTGTATTGTCGTTACGTTATGAATATATCCGCCTTGGCGCTGAAGCCGAGGACAGTGTGAATGCGTTTGAAGGCAAGGTGATTGAGAGTGTGTATGGGGGTGCCAGTATACGCTACACCTTGGAAATAACATCCGAATTACATATTCAGGCGACCGTTCTTCATCAGAGAGGTGCATCTCGGTATGCAACAGGTGATATCGTATGGATTGGATTTGACCCGGATGATGCACTGTTGTTATCTGAGCCTGAATTGAATCAGGAGAATGGATCATGA
- a CDS encoding ABC transporter permease yields MKRVTERVVNLYSSQHRHWVTQFLLLVPALALMGVVYLGSLLIFGRYSFDIYENGKLIRGWDWASYRAFLSDPYYWKLIGTTFRIAFKVTLWSVLLAYPLAYTIAGLKKPGLKQWLLLLTFLPLLVSAVVRSYGWQLLLSRQGMMNWLFTHLGVTEDGFNMMYNETGVVVALVHIFLPFMVFPILNVLSQSDASLKAAAQDLGAGSWRTFLTITLPLSARGIASGIQIVFTLCLTAFTTPQLIGGGRVMTLPVFIYQRTLDTNWPMAAVASLFLLVSSIVVSLLVNKGADMLMFRRSGKGGQAHG; encoded by the coding sequence ATGAAACGGGTAACTGAACGCGTTGTCAATCTGTATTCATCTCAGCATCGTCACTGGGTAACCCAATTTTTACTGCTCGTGCCTGCTTTAGCGTTGATGGGAGTGGTCTATCTTGGCAGCTTGCTGATCTTCGGCAGATACAGCTTCGACATTTATGAGAACGGTAAGTTAATTCGAGGATGGGACTGGGCTTCATACCGTGCGTTTCTATCTGACCCGTATTACTGGAAACTGATTGGGACGACGTTTCGAATTGCATTCAAGGTTACATTGTGGAGTGTGCTACTCGCGTATCCGCTGGCTTATACCATCGCGGGCTTGAAGAAACCAGGCTTGAAGCAGTGGTTGCTCCTGTTAACGTTTCTACCCTTACTGGTTAGTGCAGTTGTGAGATCCTATGGATGGCAGTTGCTCTTATCTAGGCAGGGCATGATGAACTGGTTGTTCACTCATCTTGGGGTTACCGAAGATGGCTTCAATATGATGTATAACGAGACGGGTGTTGTCGTTGCACTAGTTCATATTTTTCTGCCATTTATGGTTTTTCCTATCCTGAATGTGTTATCCCAAAGTGATGCATCGCTCAAAGCAGCAGCGCAGGATCTAGGTGCAGGCAGTTGGCGTACCTTTTTGACCATAACCCTACCATTATCAGCAAGAGGCATTGCAAGCGGAATCCAAATTGTGTTTACACTGTGCCTGACGGCATTCACCACACCTCAGCTTATCGGGGGAGGTCGGGTGATGACACTGCCTGTTTTCATATATCAGCGAACACTGGATACGAATTGGCCTATGGCAGCCGTTGCTAGCTTGTTCTTGCTGGTATCCTCCATCGTTGTCTCGCTCCTCGTCAACAAAGGCGCGGACATGTTGATGTTCAGGCGTTCTGGCAAAGGAGGTCAGGCACATGGTTAG
- a CDS encoding ABC transporter permease codes for MVSSNRITKLLLYVFTGMVAIYLLLPLLMIVITSVGSGSASKFPPEGFTMKWYANLAEQTQFLHAFKNSLIASTGAVLLALVTGTLASLAIVQYPFRGSGLLRAFFVSPMVMPKITLGIAYLILFSKMHIAGGLFALILGEAVIVLPFVLTIVGSALANLQPVYREAAADMGASPIRIFFTITLPQLKLSLLLSGSIAFVFTFDQVEAALLLLRQDSYTLPIQLFLYMEKWQDPTIAVVSVVLIVFALVLFLLIRLVLRSLTGMEGMLGGRKKQRRS; via the coding sequence ATGGTTAGTTCTAACAGAATTACGAAGCTGCTGCTCTATGTTTTTACAGGCATGGTAGCGATCTATCTGCTGTTACCATTATTGATGATCGTGATAACATCGGTAGGCTCTGGCTCGGCAAGCAAATTCCCACCAGAGGGGTTCACGATGAAGTGGTACGCTAATCTAGCGGAACAGACCCAGTTTTTGCATGCGTTCAAGAACAGCCTTATTGCTTCTACAGGTGCCGTACTACTGGCTCTTGTAACTGGAACGCTAGCTTCGCTTGCCATCGTACAATATCCGTTTCGTGGATCAGGGTTACTGCGGGCTTTCTTCGTCTCCCCAATGGTCATGCCCAAAATCACGCTGGGTATCGCGTATCTGATTCTCTTCTCCAAAATGCATATAGCAGGCGGCTTATTTGCCCTGATCTTGGGTGAAGCAGTCATAGTTCTCCCCTTTGTTCTGACAATCGTAGGTAGTGCGCTCGCTAATCTACAGCCTGTATATCGGGAGGCTGCTGCGGATATGGGCGCAAGTCCAATACGGATTTTTTTCACCATAACGCTGCCACAGCTTAAATTGTCCTTGCTCCTCTCAGGCTCTATTGCTTTTGTATTCACATTTGATCAAGTGGAAGCTGCTTTGTTGCTCTTGCGGCAGGATAGCTACACGTTGCCTATTCAGTTATTTCTGTATATGGAAAAATGGCAAGACCCTACCATTGCGGTGGTATCTGTTGTTTTAATCGTATTTGCGCTTGTGCTGTTTCTTCTAATCAGGCTGGTTCTGCGTTCTCTTACAGGAATGGAAGGCATGCTGGGTGGAAGAAAAAAACAAAGGAGGTCTTGA
- a CDS encoding Xaa-Pro peptidase family protein, producing the protein MGDVSSQQRSRSAGLNWERAEEVMKARGIAALIATTPENIQYVIGSQLRASNWTMQIYAILPADRTARPCIIIPTNRLGVVAQFGITNVDIFAYSDFFVEGTVEGKPSTPDIDLFYSLLQSTVIHTSPLDALQAAIKQLDIEHQPIGIDEMRIAPQILEGIKKTIPNEAVIPAYALFRHIRLIKTSYEVKRLQEAAVLNEQIEKELIELIEAGVHEKQIADHYRLAVMRGGGIPAMTAVGAGPRSALPLIENYFHTIESGDQVRFDLCLQLEGYWADTGRTVVAGEPTPWMKKHFDAVKSGWETALEHVRPGVKASDVFYAAVSRVQREGIPHYRRQHVGHAIGLELYDDLTLSPGDQHILEPGMVLCVEVPYYELGAGGFQIEDTVIVTPDGFEFLTHMERKLFTK; encoded by the coding sequence ATGGGAGATGTAAGCTCACAACAGCGTTCTCGTAGTGCTGGCTTGAACTGGGAGCGGGCAGAAGAAGTGATGAAGGCAAGAGGGATTGCGGCTCTAATTGCAACTACACCGGAGAATATTCAATATGTCATTGGTTCGCAGCTACGTGCGAGTAACTGGACGATGCAAATTTATGCGATACTTCCTGCGGATCGAACGGCAAGACCTTGTATCATCATACCGACCAATCGTCTGGGAGTAGTCGCACAATTTGGTATAACGAACGTTGATATTTTTGCATACAGCGATTTCTTCGTGGAAGGCACGGTTGAAGGCAAACCTTCAACCCCGGATATTGACCTGTTCTATTCATTGCTACAATCCACGGTTATTCACACAAGTCCGTTAGATGCGCTTCAAGCGGCAATTAAACAGTTAGATATTGAACATCAGCCTATCGGAATTGATGAAATGCGGATAGCGCCACAGATTTTGGAAGGAATTAAGAAAACGATCCCTAATGAAGCCGTTATACCTGCCTATGCACTATTTCGACATATTCGCTTGATCAAAACATCCTATGAAGTGAAGCGGCTACAAGAAGCAGCCGTTCTGAATGAACAGATTGAGAAGGAACTCATTGAACTGATTGAAGCAGGTGTTCATGAGAAGCAGATCGCAGACCACTATCGACTGGCCGTGATGAGAGGTGGCGGGATTCCTGCGATGACCGCAGTCGGCGCAGGGCCACGAAGCGCGCTGCCTCTGATCGAGAATTATTTTCACACGATTGAATCAGGTGATCAGGTTCGCTTCGATCTTTGTTTGCAATTGGAAGGGTATTGGGCAGATACCGGTCGCACAGTGGTTGCAGGTGAGCCTACACCTTGGATGAAAAAGCATTTTGATGCAGTAAAGAGTGGATGGGAGACGGCACTTGAACATGTGCGCCCAGGGGTCAAAGCGTCGGACGTATTTTATGCAGCGGTATCACGCGTGCAACGCGAAGGTATCCCTCATTATCGACGTCAGCATGTGGGACATGCGATTGGCCTGGAGCTGTATGATGACTTGACCCTCTCCCCGGGTGACCAGCACATTCTGGAGCCCGGTATGGTACTTTGTGTTGAGGTGCCTTACTATGAGCTTGGTGCTGGTGGCTTCCAAATCGAGGATACGGTGATCGTTACTCCAGATGGTTTTGAGTTTCTGACCCATATGGAGCGTAAACTGTTCACGAAATAA
- a CDS encoding MFS transporter gives MIQQGTTTFRNISLALFAGGFITFALLYSLQPLMPEISTAYAITPAQSSLTLSVTTVAMALTMLFVGSLSDLVGRRYIMTAALVISSLIAILSAFSSGFTELLLLRILQGVALAGLPATAMTYLAEEIDTSSLGYAMGLYISGNSIGGMAGRFISGVITDWFDWRTAIGFIGVLGLCAALIFWLVIPPSRNYVKSAVSFSRIIPLLWSQCRNPRLLCLYGLGFLLMGGFVTLFNYIGFELAGEPYSLSQSVVGSLFVVYIMGTLSSTWMGRMADRYGRSHVLILTLVIILAGSLCTLHADLWVKIVGLALFAFGFFGGHSIASSWVGLVAKQYVSQANALYLFFYYVGSSVSGTGGGVLYSVQGWQGIAGMIVVYVMIAIVLCRILAHLDERPSVINMK, from the coding sequence ATGATTCAGCAGGGAACGACAACATTTCGAAACATCAGTCTTGCATTGTTTGCCGGAGGATTTATCACGTTTGCATTATTATATAGCTTGCAGCCTTTGATGCCTGAGATCAGTACAGCTTATGCAATTACGCCCGCGCAGTCTAGCTTAACTCTCTCTGTTACGACCGTTGCGATGGCACTTACGATGCTGTTTGTGGGCTCTCTGTCTGACTTGGTCGGGCGCCGTTACATTATGACCGCTGCTCTAGTGATCTCATCGCTAATCGCCATACTGAGCGCGTTCAGTTCTGGATTCACAGAGCTGTTGTTACTTCGTATCCTTCAAGGTGTCGCACTTGCAGGGCTTCCAGCTACAGCTATGACGTACTTGGCTGAGGAGATTGACACCTCCAGTCTGGGGTATGCTATGGGTCTATACATCAGTGGCAATTCCATTGGAGGCATGGCAGGTCGTTTTATCAGCGGTGTGATTACAGACTGGTTCGATTGGCGCACAGCTATTGGTTTCATAGGTGTTCTGGGCTTATGTGCCGCTCTGATATTCTGGCTTGTTATTCCTCCGTCACGTAATTACGTGAAAAGCGCTGTAAGCTTCTCACGAATCATCCCGCTCTTATGGTCTCAATGTCGTAACCCACGTTTGCTCTGCCTGTATGGACTCGGTTTTCTGTTGATGGGTGGCTTCGTAACGCTATTTAACTATATTGGCTTTGAATTAGCTGGAGAGCCGTATAGCCTGAGTCAATCTGTCGTTGGAAGTCTGTTTGTTGTATATATTATGGGCACCTTGAGTAGTACTTGGATGGGGAGAATGGCAGATCGATACGGCAGATCACATGTGCTTATTTTGACGCTTGTCATCATTCTTGCTGGGTCACTATGCACACTACATGCTGACTTGTGGGTGAAAATTGTAGGACTTGCGTTGTTTGCCTTTGGTTTCTTCGGTGGACATTCCATCGCAAGCAGTTGGGTAGGCCTTGTGGCGAAGCAGTATGTATCCCAGGCGAATGCCCTGTATCTATTTTTCTACTATGTCGGTTCAAGTGTCAGTGGAACAGGTGGAGGGGTGCTGTACAGCGTACAAGGCTGGCAAGGTATCGCAGGTATGATCGTTGTCTATGTTATGATAGCGATTGTCCTGTGCCGTATCCTTGCACATCTGGATGAACGACCATCGGTCATAAACATGAAATAA
- a CDS encoding RNA polymerase sigma factor gives MQRSVPEPGDHVMNIYEAYADTLFRIAMVHLGRREDAEEATHDTFIKYIEKAPTFNDAEHQKAWLIRVITNHCKSLLGRGWRKREVKLEGADPLTTEDPEDQALIELVLSLPVKYRSVVHLYYYEDYPIREIGAILQISESAVKMRLQRGRQLLKLELEGEEQL, from the coding sequence ATGCAGCGATCAGTGCCCGAGCCGGGCGATCATGTGATGAACATCTACGAGGCATATGCGGATACACTGTTCCGGATTGCCATGGTACACCTCGGCAGACGAGAGGACGCAGAGGAAGCTACGCATGATACCTTCATCAAATATATAGAAAAAGCCCCCACCTTCAACGACGCAGAGCATCAGAAGGCATGGTTAATTCGGGTCATCACCAATCACTGCAAGTCCTTATTAGGCAGAGGTTGGCGCAAACGGGAGGTCAAGCTGGAGGGCGCAGATCCTCTCACAACAGAAGACCCTGAAGACCAGGCGTTGATTGAACTTGTGCTGTCCCTGCCTGTGAAGTATAGATCGGTGGTTCACTTATATTATTACGAAGATTATCCGATCCGAGAAATCGGCGCTATTCTACAGATTAGCGAGTCAGCAGTGAAGATGCGATTACAGCGGGGAAGACAGTTGTTAAAACTGGAGCTGGAAGGGGAAGAACAGCTATGA
- a CDS encoding GNAT family N-acetyltransferase, which translates to MQIEIKNVDQNNLSDIISLRVHHTQQDYIETPAKCLQDAKDCPFYQPVGLYVDGVLVGFAMYGLFPNESEDGRVWLDRYLIDMQYQGRGLGKILLQSLIDHMVCLYSCTKIYLSLYENNKAAMKLYTQFGFRLNGEKDINGEHVMVKLI; encoded by the coding sequence ATGCAAATAGAAATTAAAAACGTAGATCAAAACAATTTAAGTGATATCATATCCTTGCGTGTACATCACACTCAACAAGACTACATTGAAACTCCTGCTAAATGCTTACAAGATGCTAAAGATTGTCCCTTTTATCAGCCCGTTGGATTGTATGTGGACGGAGTACTTGTTGGCTTCGCTATGTACGGTTTGTTTCCGAACGAAAGCGAAGATGGTAGAGTCTGGTTAGATCGTTATCTGATTGATATGCAATATCAGGGTCGTGGACTAGGTAAAATACTGCTGCAATCATTAATTGATCATATGGTCTGTCTATACTCATGCACGAAAATTTATCTCAGTCTGTATGAAAATAATAAAGCAGCGATGAAGTTATATACACAATTCGGTTTCAGGTTGAATGGTGAAAAAGACATTAATGGAGAACATGTGATGGTTAAATTGATCTAA
- a CDS encoding MerR family transcriptional regulator, protein MEGLTYVSTGQFAEICHVNKKTLFHNDEIGLFKPTYVDDKGYRYYSLNQLDTFLMITALKDLGISLKEIMTYLEERTPDHILQMSNDMIHKVDKEMDKLKNIRNILQETIEYTHRGLQAWKNEVRLIDQEEEYLMLSPLIQESDVLTDLQWLTFFRQFERRTQSANTSFVGAMVSKDHIQAGKWNDKSYLFAKTQVPELATMIKPKGTYAVTFHHGSYENIGNAYAELMTYLQQQGLSLEAFAYEEYLVDEVAVQKEENYITQITVRVSSN, encoded by the coding sequence ATGGAGGGGCTAACATATGTTTCAACAGGTCAGTTTGCAGAGATATGTCATGTGAACAAAAAAACGCTCTTTCATAACGATGAGATTGGACTTTTCAAGCCGACTTATGTGGATGACAAGGGATATCGATATTATTCGTTGAACCAGCTAGATACCTTTTTAATGATCACTGCGCTGAAAGATCTTGGTATCTCGTTGAAGGAGATCATGACCTATCTGGAAGAAAGAACACCGGATCATATTTTGCAGATGTCGAATGACATGATCCACAAGGTGGACAAGGAAATGGACAAGCTAAAAAATATCAGAAATATTTTGCAAGAAACGATAGAGTACACTCATCGGGGATTACAAGCTTGGAAGAATGAGGTTCGTCTGATTGATCAAGAGGAGGAATATCTGATGCTTAGCCCACTAATTCAAGAATCGGATGTCCTGACGGATCTCCAGTGGTTAACATTCTTTAGGCAATTTGAGAGACGGACGCAGTCTGCCAACACGTCGTTTGTTGGAGCGATGGTTAGTAAAGATCATATTCAAGCAGGGAAATGGAATGATAAGAGCTATTTGTTTGCCAAAACTCAAGTTCCTGAACTTGCCACGATGATTAAACCAAAAGGAACATATGCGGTAACTTTTCATCACGGAAGCTACGAAAATATCGGGAATGCGTATGCAGAATTAATGACATATTTACAGCAACAAGGACTCAGTCTAGAGGCGTTCGCGTACGAAGAATATCTTGTAGATGAGGTGGCTGTTCAGAAGGAGGAAAATTATATCACTCAAATTACGGTGAGGGTATCTTCTAACTAG
- a CDS encoding ClbS/DfsB family four-helix bundle protein — MIETSEKEELLFNSDHHFRTLLELVESVPRGKRGLSIETEERDKNFRDVLMHLYEWHAMLERWYREGMDGDVPSLPAPGFKWRTIGQLNMQIWENYQDVTLNHAIKKLKLSHERVMALIRNHTNEEIMTKKHYKWVKTSNLYSYFAANTSNHYVWAIQKCERIAKALGHNL, encoded by the coding sequence ATGATCGAAACGAGTGAAAAAGAAGAGTTATTATTCAATAGTGATCACCATTTCAGAACCTTGCTAGAACTTGTTGAATCTGTGCCCAGAGGTAAAAGAGGCCTTTCAATTGAAACAGAAGAGAGAGACAAAAATTTTCGCGATGTGCTGATGCATTTATATGAATGGCATGCCATGTTGGAGAGATGGTACCGAGAAGGCATGGATGGCGATGTCCCTTCGCTGCCTGCACCTGGTTTTAAGTGGCGTACGATTGGTCAGCTCAATATGCAGATTTGGGAAAACTATCAAGATGTAACTTTGAACCATGCGATCAAAAAATTAAAGTTGAGCCATGAACGAGTGATGGCGCTTATCCGGAACCATACCAACGAAGAAATCATGACCAAGAAACATTATAAATGGGTAAAAACAAGCAATTTGTACAGTTACTTTGCAGCTAACACGTCCAATCATTACGTGTGGGCAATACAGAAATGTGAACGGATCGCCAAGGCGTTAGGACATAATTTGTAG